The following are from one region of the Pirellulales bacterium genome:
- a CDS encoding CPBP family intramembrane metalloprotease: MQWSNVKLIYLREMRDQFRDRRTLFLIAVLPLLLYPLLGMSFFQLAQFMRNESPRVLLVGEEELAGHDWLPPLVGPSGDEFAPELERFADQRGTIQLLHVADFAEAPELKSRTPRGSGPVAETERLHKLARRLLDEGRVQAVLCFPKNLGTSLESLRQAMQQRTSDNLPPLPELLLMSNLANEKSRLAHQRLERVVETWRNQISQSNLAAGEIPPAATLPFSLSALDLAPPAQKRSAAWSKILPFVVFIWALTGAFYPAVDLCAGEKERGTLETLLTSPALRREIVWGKLLTVMSFSMATAVLNLASLGLTAKFVLGQFTQMGLVAPDAPLTLPSLAVMGWLIVGLAPISALFSALCLACAALARSTKEGQYYLMPLMLVTMPLMLLPMSPGVELDLGNSLIPLTGLVLLLKAVLEGQYLEALRFAVPVAGITLMAALLAIRWAEEQFNRESVLFRESERLELGRWLVHLVRDRGETPSAAQSVLCIAVIIVVQFFVTVAAVPPREGITFPFFAQMAFISQAVCILTPAALMALLLTGNPRKTLLLDQWPRISHIAAAMLLAVALHPLSLQMVKGIQLIYPLGEEVLAQNAEIERALGNAPQWWWPYLLIALLPAVCEEIAFRGFILSGLRRIGHKWWAIGFSAVAFGAVHLFLQQKITAAVIGLAIGFLAVQSGRLWTCMAFHATHNGLQLLAAKLSEPDAVTESSFLFRFYQGDAPLVSDPAILAICGLVAMTILWGFHWIGYQRTDEERLQEARERHGTLAPSEAAG; this comes from the coding sequence ATGCAGTGGTCCAACGTCAAACTGATCTACCTGCGCGAGATGCGCGATCAGTTTCGCGATCGGCGGACGTTGTTCCTGATCGCGGTGCTGCCGCTGCTGCTCTATCCGCTGCTGGGGATGAGCTTTTTCCAGCTCGCCCAGTTCATGCGGAACGAATCGCCGCGGGTGCTGCTGGTGGGCGAAGAGGAACTCGCCGGGCACGACTGGCTGCCGCCGCTGGTGGGTCCTTCCGGCGACGAGTTCGCTCCCGAACTCGAGCGGTTCGCCGACCAGCGCGGGACGATCCAGCTCTTGCACGTGGCCGACTTCGCCGAGGCCCCGGAACTTAAGTCGCGCACTCCCCGCGGCTCCGGCCCCGTCGCGGAGACGGAGCGGCTCCACAAACTGGCCCGACGCCTGCTGGACGAAGGCCGGGTCCAGGCCGTGCTCTGCTTCCCCAAGAATCTCGGGACGAGCCTTGAATCGCTTCGCCAAGCGATGCAACAGCGCACGAGCGACAATCTGCCGCCGCTTCCCGAGTTGTTGCTGATGTCGAATCTGGCCAACGAGAAGTCGCGTCTCGCCCACCAGCGGCTGGAGCGGGTCGTCGAGACGTGGCGCAATCAGATTTCGCAATCCAACTTGGCCGCCGGCGAAATCCCCCCGGCGGCGACGCTGCCCTTCTCGCTGAGCGCGCTCGATCTGGCCCCCCCCGCGCAAAAGCGTTCCGCCGCGTGGTCGAAGATCCTGCCGTTCGTCGTCTTCATTTGGGCGCTCACTGGCGCGTTTTATCCGGCGGTCGACCTTTGCGCCGGCGAGAAGGAACGGGGGACGCTCGAGACGCTGCTGACCAGCCCCGCGTTGCGCCGCGAGATCGTCTGGGGGAAACTGCTGACCGTGATGAGCTTCAGCATGGCCACCGCCGTGCTCAACTTGGCCAGCTTAGGGCTCACGGCCAAGTTCGTGCTGGGGCAGTTCACGCAGATGGGGCTCGTGGCCCCCGACGCCCCGCTGACGCTGCCCTCGCTGGCCGTCATGGGCTGGCTGATCGTCGGATTGGCGCCGATCTCGGCCCTGTTCAGTGCGCTCTGCCTTGCTTGCGCGGCCTTGGCCCGCAGCACCAAAGAGGGGCAGTACTACCTGATGCCCCTGATGCTGGTGACCATGCCGCTGATGCTGCTGCCGATGTCGCCAGGGGTGGAACTCGACCTGGGAAACAGCCTCATTCCGCTGACCGGGTTGGTGCTATTGCTCAAGGCGGTGCTCGAAGGACAGTACCTCGAGGCCCTGCGATTCGCCGTTCCCGTGGCGGGGATCACTCTGATGGCCGCCCTGCTGGCGATTCGCTGGGCCGAGGAGCAGTTCAATCGCGAGAGCGTCCTGTTCCGCGAGAGCGAGCGACTGGAACTCGGCCGGTGGCTGGTCCACCTTGTCCGCGATCGGGGCGAGACCCCCAGCGCCGCTCAGTCCGTGCTTTGCATTGCGGTGATCATCGTCGTGCAGTTCTTCGTCACGGTGGCCGCCGTGCCGCCGCGCGAGGGGATTACGTTCCCGTTCTTCGCCCAGATGGCGTTTATCTCGCAAGCCGTGTGCATTCTCACTCCGGCGGCCTTGATGGCGCTGCTGTTGACCGGCAACCCCCGCAAGACGCTGCTGCTCGACCAGTGGCCGCGCATCAGCCACATTGCGGCCGCGATGCTGCTGGCCGTGGCGCTTCACCCGTTGAGTCTTCAGATGGTTAAGGGGATCCAGCTCATCTACCCGCTCGGCGAGGAGGTTCTTGCCCAGAACGCCGAGATCGAACGGGCCCTCGGCAATGCGCCCCAGTGGTGGTGGCCCTACCTGCTCATCGCGCTGCTGCCGGCGGTTTGCGAGGAGATCGCCTTCCGGGGGTTCATCCTGTCGGGGCTGCGCCGCATCGGCCACAAGTGGTGGGCCATCGGCTTCTCGGCCGTCGCGTTCGGCGCCGTTCACCTGTTCCTGCAGCAGAAGATCACCGCCGCGGTGATCGGGCTGGCGATCGGGTTCCTGGCCGTCCAGTCGGGCCGGTTGTGGACCTGCATGGCGTTTCACGCAACGCACAACGGCCTGCAACTGTTGGCGGCGAAACTCAGCGAACCCGACGCGGTCACGGAGAGCTCGTTTTTGTTTCGCTTCTACCAGGGAGACGCCCCCCTCGTCTCCGATCCCGCGATCCTGGCGATCTGCGGACTCGTCGCGATGACGATCCTGTGGGGCTTCCACTGGATCGGATATCAGCGAACCGACGAGGAGCGATTGCAGGAGGCCCGCGAGCGGCACGGGACCCTCGCCCCGTCGGAGGCCGCCGGCTAA
- the mqnC gene encoding dehypoxanthine futalosine cyclase — protein MIAPLSVADLLDKAVAGERLSPEEGLRLLHVSDLAALGRAADQVTRRLHPENYRTYNIDRNINYTNVCTAVCDFCAFYRSPKSNEGYVLDLDTILAKTAETVALGGEQILLQGGLHPEFKLEWYEEMLRGIKAAFPQVNIHGFSPPEIYHFSKVNKLPLETVLVRLRDAGLGSLPGGGAEILVDRVRRAITRGKVLADDWLDVNRVWHKLGGRSTATMMFGHVETHEERIEHLERLRQLQDETGGFTAFICWTFQPDHTDMADVPPTGSFDYLRTNAVARLYLDNFANIQSSWVTQGLKVGQLALLYGANDMGSLMIEENVVAEAGTVHHLTLQEIRAAISELGFEPRQRNVFYQLVDHAAEATCLVPQSRQNQPTLPILN, from the coding sequence ATGATCGCCCCGCTGAGCGTCGCTGATCTGTTGGACAAGGCCGTCGCCGGCGAGCGTCTCTCGCCCGAGGAAGGCCTGCGGTTGCTGCACGTTTCGGACCTGGCCGCCTTAGGCCGCGCCGCGGACCAAGTGACCCGCCGGCTCCACCCCGAGAACTACCGCACCTACAACATTGATCGCAACATCAACTACACGAACGTTTGCACGGCGGTGTGCGACTTCTGCGCGTTCTATCGCAGTCCCAAGTCGAACGAAGGGTACGTCCTCGATCTCGACACGATCCTCGCGAAGACGGCCGAGACCGTCGCCCTGGGGGGCGAGCAGATTCTGCTGCAGGGGGGGCTCCATCCGGAGTTCAAGCTCGAGTGGTACGAAGAGATGCTCCGCGGCATCAAGGCCGCGTTCCCCCAGGTGAACATCCACGGTTTCAGCCCGCCGGAGATCTACCATTTCTCGAAGGTGAACAAACTGCCGCTGGAGACCGTGCTGGTGCGGCTCCGCGACGCGGGGCTGGGGAGCCTCCCCGGCGGCGGGGCCGAGATCCTGGTCGACCGCGTGCGCCGCGCCATCACTCGCGGCAAGGTGCTCGCCGACGACTGGCTCGACGTGAATCGCGTGTGGCACAAGCTGGGAGGCCGCAGCACGGCCACGATGATGTTCGGCCACGTCGAGACGCACGAGGAGCGGATCGAGCACTTGGAACGCCTGCGGCAGCTTCAGGACGAAACGGGGGGCTTCACGGCGTTCATCTGCTGGACCTTCCAGCCCGACCACACCGACATGGCCGACGTGCCGCCGACGGGGTCGTTCGACTATCTGCGGACCAACGCGGTCGCGCGGCTCTATCTCGACAACTTTGCGAACATCCAGTCGAGCTGGGTCACCCAGGGGCTCAAGGTGGGGCAACTCGCCCTGCTCTACGGGGCCAACGACATGGGGAGCCTGATGATCGAGGAGAACGTCGTCGCCGAGGCGGGGACTGTTCACCATCTGACGCTCCAGGAGATTCGCGCCGCGATCAGCGAGTTGGGATTCGAGCCCCGGCAGCGGAACGTCTTCTACCAACTGGTCGATCACGCGGCGGAAGCGACCTGCCTTGTCCCGCAAAGTCGGCAGAACCAGCCCACGCTGCCGATCCTAAACTGA
- a CDS encoding D-2-hydroxyacid dehydrogenase: MRIVLCYPVEKSHVARIEAAWPGAEVVDATQERIAELLPTADVFCGHCKVPVPWDETVAAGRLQWIQSSAAGMDHCLVPSVVASDLTVTSASGVLAKQVADQTLALLLGVLRDVPRFLRQQAARDFTRRPTRDLHGATVGIVGLGGNGRRLAKVLKGFETTVLATDWFPDQQFPYVDELLPADALDDMLPRIDVLILAAPLNEHTRNMIDARRLALLPAGAVLVNVARGPLVVEEDLAAALRDGRLWGAGIDVTAVEPLPAESPLWDEPRLIITPHVGGQRASRIDDMTDLFCENIRRWRAGEPLVNLVDKRLGFPNPESILRVE; this comes from the coding sequence ATGCGTATCGTGCTCTGTTATCCGGTGGAAAAATCGCATGTGGCTCGTATCGAGGCCGCGTGGCCGGGGGCCGAGGTCGTCGACGCGACGCAGGAGCGGATTGCCGAACTGCTGCCCACGGCCGACGTGTTTTGCGGGCACTGCAAGGTCCCGGTCCCCTGGGACGAGACGGTCGCCGCGGGGCGCCTGCAGTGGATCCAATCCTCGGCCGCGGGGATGGATCACTGTCTCGTGCCGAGCGTCGTCGCTTCGGACCTGACGGTGACGAGCGCCTCGGGAGTGCTCGCCAAGCAGGTGGCCGATCAGACGCTCGCTTTGCTGCTCGGGGTGCTCCGCGACGTGCCGCGGTTCTTGCGGCAGCAGGCGGCGCGCGACTTCACTCGCCGGCCGACGCGCGATCTGCACGGCGCCACTGTGGGGATCGTCGGCCTGGGGGGAAACGGGCGTCGGCTTGCCAAGGTGCTCAAGGGATTCGAGACCACCGTGCTGGCGACCGATTGGTTTCCCGATCAACAGTTCCCTTACGTCGACGAACTCCTGCCTGCCGACGCCCTGGACGACATGTTGCCGCGAATCGACGTGTTGATTCTCGCCGCGCCGCTGAACGAGCACACTCGCAACATGATCGACGCCCGGCGGTTGGCGCTGCTGCCTGCCGGGGCGGTACTGGTGAACGTGGCCCGCGGGCCGCTGGTGGTCGAGGAGGATCTAGCGGCGGCGCTGAGGGACGGCCGCTTATGGGGGGCGGGGATCGACGTCACGGCGGTCGAACCGCTGCCGGCGGAGAGCCCGCTCTGGGACGAACCGCGGCTGATCATCACGCCCCACGTGGGGGGGCAGCGGGCGAGCCGAATCGACGACATGACTGACCTGTTCTGCGAGAACATCCGCCGCTGGCGCGCCGGAGAGCCGCTGGTGAACTTGGTCGACAAACGGCTCGGGTTCCCGAACCCGGAGTCGATTCTCCGGGTCGAGTAG
- a CDS encoding amidohydrolase family protein gives MTPITLRARWILPICSPPIADGYVAIGAGRIVAVGKREVAQGTVEDLGDVALLPALVNAHCHLEFSGLAAPLGAPGTPLPAWIEQVIGERKRGRRDPTAEIAAGLVESLQAGVTTIGDIATASPAAYFSSPLPARPRLIRFHEAIGFSRARSESVFADVTARAAATAGHLEANADGVSPHAPYSVHPDLVERLCVWAAERNVPVAMHLAESPEELELLQNGTGPFRELLEARSMWDPAAIPPGTRPLAYLRRLAVAPRALIVHGNYLDVEEIAYLAAHRDRLSVVYCPRTHEYFGHEPHPLPALRAAGVRVALGTDSRASNPDLDLMGEVRAVLKAHPQLTPTEALEMATREAAAALGASGDVGALSPGLRADLLAIPVSADDDPTPAVIAAPDPRNVWLAGALVAGPGAR, from the coding sequence ATGACTCCCATCACCCTTCGCGCCCGGTGGATCTTGCCGATCTGCTCGCCGCCGATCGCCGACGGTTACGTGGCAATCGGCGCGGGGCGGATCGTGGCCGTCGGCAAGCGCGAGGTTGCGCAAGGGACGGTCGAAGACCTCGGCGACGTCGCGCTGCTGCCGGCGCTGGTCAACGCCCACTGTCACCTCGAGTTCAGCGGCCTGGCGGCGCCGCTCGGGGCGCCGGGGACGCCCCTTCCCGCGTGGATCGAGCAGGTCATCGGCGAGCGGAAACGAGGCCGTCGGGATCCGACCGCGGAGATTGCCGCGGGGCTGGTCGAGAGTCTGCAGGCCGGCGTGACGACGATCGGCGACATCGCCACCGCGTCCCCCGCGGCGTATTTCTCCTCGCCGCTTCCGGCGCGCCCTCGCCTCATCCGATTCCACGAGGCGATCGGCTTCTCGCGGGCTCGCAGCGAGTCGGTCTTCGCCGACGTGACGGCTCGCGCCGCCGCCACGGCCGGACACTTGGAGGCGAACGCCGACGGCGTCAGTCCGCATGCCCCGTACTCGGTGCACCCGGATCTCGTCGAGCGTCTATGCGTCTGGGCCGCCGAACGCAACGTTCCCGTGGCGATGCATCTGGCCGAGTCCCCGGAGGAACTCGAACTGCTCCAGAACGGCACAGGCCCGTTTCGCGAACTCCTGGAAGCCCGCAGCATGTGGGACCCCGCGGCGATCCCGCCGGGGACGCGGCCGTTGGCTTACCTGCGCCGCCTCGCCGTGGCGCCGCGAGCGCTGATCGTGCACGGCAATTACCTCGACGTCGAGGAGATCGCTTACCTGGCCGCGCATCGCGATCGGCTGAGCGTCGTCTACTGCCCGCGCACGCACGAGTACTTTGGTCACGAGCCTCATCCGCTGCCGGCGCTGCGGGCCGCGGGCGTGCGAGTTGCGTTGGGGACCGACAGCCGGGCGTCGAACCCCGATCTCGATCTCATGGGCGAGGTCCGCGCCGTGCTGAAGGCCCATCCGCAGTTGACGCCGACGGAGGCACTGGAGATGGCGACCCGCGAAGCCGCCGCAGCCTTGGGGGCGAGCGGCGACGTCGGCGCACTCTCCCCCGGACTGCGGGCCGATCTCTTGGCCATCCCCGTCTCTGCCGACGACGATCCGACCCCCGCCGTGATCGCCGCGCCCGATCCGCGCAACGTCTGGCTGGCCGGCGCGCTCGTCGCCGGTCCGGGCGCCCGTTGA
- a CDS encoding serine/threonine protein kinase, whose amino-acid sequence MNPSTTILRGTRTITFDGRQPSSCPSDLYQRYEQLLEGQHLGWTEHLRFRRLLGTGGQGVVYLTDRRGCDGFTLPVALKVFSPERFSSQNAYDNAMNRIAAVACSVAKIQHDSLLDVQNFVERNRIRMMEMEWVDGYDLDRLLTPAMLARLQQRVSKRRWDYVNNVIVTAGPVRPRLKPGVAVSIMRQCLSALAALHREEIVHGDLKPANIMIKRTGNAKIVDIGSALHLANMPEQRMCTPQYAAPEMLERNEFTPRSDLASLGYVLIELLAGRPLFAGLNSLGELMEAKFLLPQQLDRILPDDVADSDLLMNICRRLTAADPLLRYGSAEEADSGPEGLAEFQRTLIIGDLASEYENELRVWLAELD is encoded by the coding sequence ATGAATCCCTCGACGACCATTCTTCGCGGCACGCGAACGATCACGTTCGACGGCCGCCAACCTTCTTCGTGTCCTTCGGACCTCTATCAGCGCTACGAGCAACTGCTCGAAGGGCAGCACCTGGGTTGGACCGAACATTTGCGTTTCCGCCGGCTCTTGGGAACCGGGGGACAGGGGGTCGTCTACTTGACCGACCGCCGCGGCTGCGACGGGTTCACGCTGCCGGTGGCGCTGAAAGTCTTCTCGCCTGAGCGATTCAGCAGCCAGAACGCCTACGACAACGCGATGAACCGCATTGCCGCGGTCGCGTGCAGCGTGGCGAAGATCCAGCACGACAGCTTGCTGGACGTGCAGAACTTCGTCGAGCGCAACCGCATCCGCATGATGGAGATGGAGTGGGTCGACGGGTACGACCTCGACCGGCTGCTGACCCCGGCGATGCTCGCCCGGCTGCAGCAGCGGGTCAGCAAGCGGCGCTGGGACTACGTGAACAACGTCATCGTCACCGCCGGCCCGGTGCGGCCGCGGCTGAAGCCGGGAGTGGCGGTCTCGATCATGCGTCAGTGCCTGTCGGCCCTGGCGGCCTTGCACCGCGAGGAGATCGTTCACGGCGACCTCAAGCCGGCGAACATCATGATCAAACGGACCGGCAACGCGAAGATCGTCGACATCGGCTCGGCGCTCCATCTGGCGAACATGCCCGAGCAGCGGATGTGCACGCCGCAGTACGCGGCGCCGGAGATGCTTGAACGCAACGAGTTCACGCCGCGGAGCGATCTGGCCAGCCTGGGCTACGTGCTCATCGAACTGCTGGCCGGGCGGCCCCTGTTCGCGGGGCTCAACTCGCTGGGCGAGTTGATGGAGGCCAAATTCCTGCTGCCGCAGCAACTCGACCGAATTCTGCCCGACGACGTCGCCGACAGCGATCTGCTGATGAACATCTGCCGGCGGCTGACCGCGGCCGATCCGCTGCTGCGTTACGGCAGCGCGGAAGAGGCCGACAGCGGACCCGAGGGCCTTGCCGAGTTCCAGCGGACTTTGATCATCGGCGATCTGGCGAGCGAGTACGAAAACGAGCTGCGAGTCTGGCTCGCGGAGCTCGATTGA
- a CDS encoding hemolysin III family protein, giving the protein MAAITPIPGFYEPFSSLSHLVGAGAFLVLAPFLFRRGLGCNLRTTGLATFAFGTVFLLSMSGTYHLVADGGAARRVLRMLDHAAIFVLIACSFTPIHIILFRGWGRWGVLVLIWGFAATAISLKMAYFDSMPQKLGLGLYLGMGWVGLGSGIALARRYGFRFVEPIFWGGVAYSIGALLEAFRWPVIVPGVVEPHEVFHIAVLIGLACHWSFVFAVADGGLRLKIDPENSAARLAQTPADSSELAAGVEPECVDRREERQQGADDSRPGPSPAIRSDSDAAGNAACSRSLRG; this is encoded by the coding sequence ATGGCTGCCATCACTCCCATTCCTGGGTTCTATGAACCCTTCAGCAGCCTGTCGCACCTCGTCGGCGCCGGGGCGTTTTTGGTGCTGGCCCCGTTTTTGTTTCGCCGCGGGCTGGGGTGCAACCTGCGCACGACCGGACTCGCCACGTTCGCGTTCGGCACGGTGTTTCTGCTCTCGATGAGCGGCACGTATCACCTTGTGGCCGACGGCGGCGCCGCTCGCCGCGTGCTGCGGATGCTCGACCACGCGGCGATCTTCGTGCTCATTGCCTGCTCGTTCACCCCGATTCACATCATCCTGTTCCGCGGCTGGGGGCGGTGGGGGGTTCTGGTCCTGATCTGGGGATTCGCGGCGACGGCCATCTCGCTGAAAATGGCGTACTTCGACTCAATGCCGCAAAAACTGGGGCTGGGCTTGTATCTCGGCATGGGATGGGTCGGCCTGGGGTCGGGCATCGCGCTGGCCCGGCGCTACGGATTCCGATTCGTTGAGCCGATTTTTTGGGGCGGCGTCGCCTACTCGATCGGGGCGCTCTTGGAGGCGTTCCGCTGGCCGGTGATCGTTCCCGGCGTCGTCGAACCGCATGAAGTCTTCCACATCGCAGTGCTGATCGGCTTGGCCTGCCACTGGTCGTTCGTCTTCGCCGTGGCCGACGGAGGCTTGCGGCTGAAGATCGACCCCGAGAACTCTGCGGCTCGCCTGGCGCAGACGCCTGCCGACAGTTCCGAATTGGCTGCGGGCGTCGAACCCGAGTGCGTGGACCGGCGCGAGGAGCGCCAGCAGGGCGCCGACGACTCGCGCCCGGGGCCCTCGCCGGCGATCCGCTCCGATTCGGACGCTGCCGGCAACGCCGCTTGTTCCCGATCGTTGCGCGGCTGA
- a CDS encoding ATP-binding cassette domain-containing protein — MIEARQLVKAYADLHRGRFVALDGLSFTARPGEVYGLLGPNGAGKTTALRILSTVLEPTGGTATVGGYDVVTQPAEVRRKIGFISTNTAVYDRMTAWEMVEYFGRLHGMAPEFLRERMEGLFDRLQMQEIRDLLGAKMSTGMKQKVSIARAIVHDPPVLIFDEATSGLDVLVARALLDAVAELRDEGKCIVFSTHIMREAERLCDRVAVMHRGRLLAEGTLEELRETCGQHDLEDLFFELIRGQEAAGSRQPVSR, encoded by the coding sequence ATGATTGAAGCCCGCCAGCTCGTCAAAGCGTACGCCGATTTGCATCGGGGTCGGTTCGTGGCGCTTGACGGCCTGTCGTTCACGGCACGGCCGGGCGAGGTCTACGGCCTGCTGGGCCCCAACGGCGCCGGAAAAACGACCGCGCTGCGAATTCTGAGCACCGTCCTCGAACCGACCGGCGGGACGGCGACGGTGGGCGGGTACGACGTCGTCACGCAGCCTGCCGAGGTGCGCCGCAAGATCGGCTTCATCTCGACCAACACCGCGGTCTACGACCGGATGACCGCCTGGGAGATGGTCGAATACTTCGGCCGGCTCCACGGGATGGCGCCCGAGTTTTTGCGTGAGCGGATGGAGGGGCTGTTCGACCGGCTGCAGATGCAGGAGATCCGCGACTTGTTGGGCGCTAAGATGTCGACCGGCATGAAGCAGAAGGTGTCGATCGCTCGAGCGATCGTCCATGACCCGCCGGTGCTGATCTTCGACGAGGCCACCAGCGGGCTCGACGTGCTGGTGGCCCGGGCGCTGCTCGACGCCGTCGCCGAGCTGCGCGACGAGGGGAAGTGCATCGTCTTCTCGACCCACATCATGCGCGAGGCCGAGCGGCTGTGCGACCGGGTGGCCGTCATGCACCGCGGCCGCCTGCTGGCCGAAGGGACCCTCGAAGAACTGCGCGAGACTTGCGGCCAGCACGACCTGGAGGATCTGTTTTTCGAACTCATCCGCGGACAGGAAGCCGCGGGGAGTCGGCAGCCAGTTTCCCGCTGA
- a CDS encoding DoxX family membrane protein, with protein MTEPCYSDCTLATRPKLTALAIVALVLLRLAAGWHFWSEGTKKLARTSDGSITLNPEFSAEGFLKQSVGPLAEFFKGKLPDNHQAAKLLATPHQLPEAEAAKLGAWATGYEQRRAKAVADKQPPLPAEFPDDAPYAAWAKQVVADFRQTLDRVLKLPGLDDLQQTAAAKHVEFRERQLAEYLAGEANAIAQWRHELWRLSEWEQSDEAQELPFKEERIAEKRAETAAAGRAWMQQVAGIERGLVDDLKSLADAKDGETLRAAIDSAASDPKLAELRKMNLVVTTLIVAVGLCLLLGLFTRLAALGGIAFLLSVVATQPPWVAGASPVYYQVVEAAALFVLFATAAGRFAGLDFFLHALWRRCCGRKPAAA; from the coding sequence GTGACTGAACCATGCTACAGCGACTGCACGCTGGCGACCCGGCCGAAGCTGACGGCCTTGGCGATCGTGGCGCTGGTGCTTCTGCGTCTCGCGGCGGGCTGGCATTTCTGGAGCGAGGGAACCAAGAAGCTTGCCCGCACCAGCGACGGTTCGATCACGCTCAACCCCGAGTTCTCGGCCGAGGGATTTTTGAAGCAGTCGGTCGGGCCGCTGGCCGAGTTCTTCAAGGGCAAGCTCCCCGACAACCATCAGGCCGCCAAATTGCTGGCGACGCCGCACCAACTCCCCGAAGCGGAGGCGGCGAAGCTCGGCGCTTGGGCGACCGGCTACGAACAGCGTCGCGCCAAGGCGGTCGCTGACAAGCAGCCCCCGCTGCCCGCCGAGTTTCCCGACGACGCCCCCTACGCCGCCTGGGCGAAGCAGGTCGTCGCCGATTTTCGCCAGACGCTGGATCGCGTCCTGAAACTGCCGGGGCTTGACGATCTGCAGCAGACCGCGGCCGCCAAGCATGTCGAGTTCCGCGAACGGCAACTTGCCGAGTACCTCGCCGGCGAGGCGAATGCGATCGCCCAGTGGCGCCATGAACTGTGGCGACTTTCCGAGTGGGAGCAATCCGACGAGGCTCAAGAACTGCCGTTCAAAGAAGAGCGGATCGCCGAGAAGCGAGCCGAGACGGCCGCCGCCGGCCGGGCTTGGATGCAACAGGTCGCGGGGATCGAACGCGGGCTGGTCGACGATCTCAAGAGTCTTGCCGACGCCAAAGACGGCGAGACGCTCCGCGCGGCAATCGACTCCGCAGCGAGCGATCCCAAGCTTGCCGAGCTTCGCAAGATGAACCTCGTCGTGACGACGCTCATCGTCGCGGTCGGATTGTGCCTGCTCTTGGGCTTGTTTACGCGACTGGCCGCCCTGGGGGGGATCGCGTTTCTGCTCAGCGTCGTCGCGACCCAACCCCCGTGGGTCGCCGGCGCGTCGCCGGTGTACTATCAGGTCGTCGAAGCGGCCGCCTTGTTCGTCTTGTTCGCCACCGCCGCGGGGCGTTTCGCGGGACTCGACTTCTTCCTGCACGCCTTATGGCGCCGCTGCTGCGGCCGAAAGCCCGCCGCCGCTTGA